A window from Nothobranchius furzeri strain GRZ-AD chromosome 17, NfurGRZ-RIMD1, whole genome shotgun sequence encodes these proteins:
- the ctu1 gene encoding cytoplasmic tRNA 2-thiolation protein 1, with translation MPALCSNCSEKRAMLKRPKTGHSLCKLCFFFAFEEEIHQTIVAAKLFKPGETVGIAASGGKDSTVLAYIMKLLNERYNYGLKLMLISVDEGITGYRDDSLETVKRNQQQYELPLKIVSYEELYGWSMDAIVKQVGLKNNCTFCGVFRRQALDRGAIMLRVDKICTGHNADDVAETVLMNVLRGDIARLRRCTAISTASEGDGVVPRCKPLKYAYEKEIVLYAYFKKLDYFSTECIYSPNAYRGYARTFLKDLESIRPSSIIDIIHSGENLSVREGVKMPVQGTCSRCGYISSQALCKACVLLEGLNRGLPKLGIGKHHRLHEKILSQQPLTENEEKKLKSGDF, from the exons ATGCCGGCTTTGTGCAGCAACTGCTCTGAGAAACGTGCTATGCTGAAACGCCCCAAAACAGGCCACTCTCTGTGTAAGTTGTGCTTCTTTTTTGCTTTTGAGGAGGAGATACATCAGACCATTGTagcagcaaaactgttcaaacctGGGGAGACTGTAGGTATCGCTGCCTCTGGAGGAAAGGACTCCACAGTGCTTGCATATATCATGAAGCTCCTAAATGAGCGGTACAACTACGGCCTCAAGCTTATGCTCATCTCGGTGGATGAGGGAATCACTGGTTACCGGGATGACTCCTTGGAGACGGTGAAGAGGAATCAGCAACAGTATGAGCTGCCATTGAAGATTGTGTCATACGAGGAGTTGTATGGCTGGTCTATGGATGCAATAGTGAAGCAGGTGGGACTGAAAAACAACTGCACTTTCTGTGGAGTGTTCAGAAGACAGGCGCTGGACAGAGGAGCCATCATGCTGAGAGTAGATAAGATCTGTACAG GTCACAATGCTGATGATGTGGCAGAGACTGTGTTGATGAATGTCCTGCGAGGAGACATCGCTCGTCTACGTCGCTGCACAGCCATATCCACGGCCAGTGAGGGTGATGGGGTTGTACCACGTTGCAAACCCCTCAAATATGCATATGAGAAAGAGATTGTTTTATATGCCTATTTTAAAAAGTTGGACTATTTTTCCACTGAGTGCATCTACTCCCCCAATGCTTACCGTGGCTATGCTAGAACATTTCTCAAAGACCTGGAGAGTATACGACCTAGCTCTATAATAGATATCATTCACTCTGGTGAGAATCTGTCTGTGCGTGAGGGGGTGAAGATGCCTGTCCAGGGAACCTGCAGCCGCTGTGGCTACATCTCCAGCCAGGCACTTTGCAAGGCGTGTGTGCTGCTTGAGGGGCTGAATCGAGGCCTGCCAAAGCTAGGTATAGGCAAGCACCACAGATTGCATGAAAAAATCCTCTCCCAGCAGCCTCTCACTGAAAATGAGGAGAAAAAGCTGAAATCAGGAGACTTTTGA